A genomic window from Fibrobacterota bacterium includes:
- a CDS encoding diguanylate cyclase, with the protein MTADEQLWLKVEIGAESTSPAPGEVVVVVADAGMETRVPWIEQDGLVASRLVLPPQLRETDVPSLVEWVLCVGRLHVEKVSLRRLVDRFEERIKRDSGRVRMADLLQEANNRLQEQSVRDGLTGIPNRRRFEEHFDFLWGRAVGDGIPITLILSDIDFFKKLNDSLGHQAGDRCLQEVAHKLATLVDGEDDLVARYGGEEFVILLWDADRKKAAEVADRLLHGVSDLAIAHPDHPAGIVTISLGVTCAVPSLTSSAEDFLHQADELLYVAKSSGRNRWEIIPEGQP; encoded by the coding sequence ATGACTGCCGATGAGCAGTTGTGGTTGAAAGTGGAGATCGGGGCAGAATCCACCTCTCCCGCACCCGGAGAAGTGGTGGTGGTGGTGGCCGATGCGGGCATGGAAACTCGCGTGCCTTGGATCGAGCAGGATGGTCTGGTCGCCAGTCGACTGGTGCTGCCGCCTCAGCTGCGCGAAACGGATGTCCCTTCCTTGGTGGAGTGGGTGCTGTGTGTCGGACGGTTGCATGTGGAAAAGGTTTCGCTGCGCCGATTGGTCGATCGCTTCGAAGAACGGATCAAGCGAGATTCCGGCCGCGTGCGCATGGCGGATCTGCTCCAGGAAGCCAACAACCGGTTGCAGGAACAATCGGTGCGCGATGGTCTCACGGGCATCCCCAATCGCCGTCGCTTCGAGGAGCATTTCGATTTCCTGTGGGGACGGGCCGTGGGCGATGGCATCCCCATCACCTTGATCCTGTCCGACATCGATTTTTTCAAGAAGCTCAACGACAGTCTGGGGCACCAGGCGGGAGATCGTTGTCTTCAGGAAGTCGCCCACAAGCTCGCCACCCTCGTGGATGGCGAAGACGACTTGGTGGCCCGTTACGGTGGCGAAGAGTTCGTGATCCTGCTGTGGGACGCCGACCGCAAGAAGGCGGCCGAGGTCGCCGACCGGCTTCTGCATGGGGTAAGCGATTTGGCGATCGCGCATCCGGACCATCCGGCCGGGATCGTGACGATCAGCCTTGGTGTCACCTGCGCGGTGCCTTCTTTGACTTCCTCCGCCGAGGATTTCCTCCACCAGGCCGACGAACTGCTGTACGTGGCCAAGAGCTCCGGTCGAAATCGATGGGAGATCATTCCGGAGGGTCAGCCATGA
- a CDS encoding RNA pseudouridine synthase, translated as MALLPGDDGPYVFSSAVPSPGGMSLLDYLAGRFTYRDRAEWMDRIRQGDVAVEGDPLPSPDRLLAVGEKVDCAHRDYVEPDVPTDWRIVALGDEWLAVDKPSGMPVHSTPRVYRQSLVWQVRKLWGPDWSPVHRIDRDTSGLVLFARGPRLPGWLNRAFEHRRVEKTYLARVHGTVEAAVVAEGSIGTAQDPEIPLRQTVRPDGKEARTEIVPVASGADGSTWVLAHPFQGRMHQIRVHCLSLGHPIVGDLLYDGRQGEGYKRRAKDPRSEESPERLQLHAYRLQFHPQPPGTLPCILRCPSETFPFPLVP; from the coding sequence ATGGCGCTGTTGCCGGGAGACGACGGTCCTTACGTGTTTTCCAGCGCGGTTCCTTCGCCTGGCGGAATGAGCTTGCTGGACTACCTGGCCGGGCGGTTCACCTACCGCGATCGTGCCGAATGGATGGACAGAATCCGTCAGGGAGATGTCGCGGTGGAGGGCGATCCGCTCCCGAGCCCGGACCGTCTGTTGGCGGTGGGGGAGAAGGTGGACTGCGCCCATCGCGACTACGTGGAGCCCGATGTGCCCACCGATTGGCGGATCGTGGCCCTGGGCGACGAATGGCTGGCCGTGGACAAGCCTTCCGGAATGCCCGTCCACTCCACGCCGAGAGTCTACCGGCAGAGTCTGGTCTGGCAGGTGCGCAAGCTTTGGGGACCGGATTGGTCACCGGTCCACCGCATCGATCGCGACACCTCCGGCTTGGTCCTGTTCGCACGCGGCCCGCGCCTGCCGGGCTGGCTGAACCGTGCCTTCGAGCACCGGCGGGTGGAAAAGACCTATCTGGCCCGTGTCCATGGAACGGTGGAGGCCGCGGTGGTGGCCGAGGGCTCTATCGGCACAGCCCAAGACCCGGAAATCCCGTTGCGTCAGACCGTACGGCCCGATGGGAAGGAGGCGCGCACCGAAATCGTGCCCGTCGCTTCGGGAGCTGACGGTTCGACATGGGTGTTGGCCCATCCCTTCCAGGGACGGATGCACCAGATCCGGGTGCATTGCCTGAGCCTGGGGCATCCGATCGTGGGCGATCTGCTCTACGACGGCCGCCAAGGGGAAGGGTACAAGCGACGCGCGAAGGATCCGAGGTCGGAGGAGAGCCCCGAGCGGTTGCAACTCCACGCCTACCGGCTCCAGTTCCACCCGCAGCCACCCGGCACTCTTCCGTGCATCCTGCGATGTCCGTCGGAAACATTTCCCTTTCCTTTGGTTCCATGA
- a CDS encoding ATP-dependent Clp protease proteolytic subunit — protein MDDDEDEDSHCPDCEGKEKEKEESLEKKLSESFLKNRRVFLWGQVDDKSAKEVVARLLYLDSLNHEDIVLLVNSPGGVITSGTAILDAMDAVKSDIATVVMGQAASMGAVIAAYGKKGKRYAWKRSRVMIHQPLISGTMYGPASDIQIQAEEMLRIRRELNQLLADASGKTLEQLEIDTDRDNIMTATEACEYGLVDKVENFS, from the coding sequence ATGGACGACGACGAAGACGAAGACTCCCACTGCCCCGACTGCGAAGGCAAGGAGAAGGAGAAGGAAGAAAGCCTGGAGAAGAAACTCTCCGAAAGCTTCCTGAAGAACCGTCGCGTGTTTCTCTGGGGCCAGGTGGACGACAAGTCCGCCAAGGAAGTCGTGGCCCGGCTTCTGTACCTGGACAGCCTCAACCACGAGGACATCGTGCTTCTGGTCAACAGCCCGGGTGGCGTGATCACCTCCGGCACGGCCATCCTGGACGCCATGGACGCGGTCAAGTCGGACATCGCCACCGTGGTGATGGGCCAGGCCGCCTCGATGGGCGCCGTGATCGCCGCCTACGGCAAGAAGGGCAAGCGCTACGCCTGGAAGCGCAGCCGCGTGATGATCCACCAGCCCTTGATTTCCGGTACCATGTACGGACCCGCCTCCGACATCCAGATCCAGGCGGAAGAAATGCTGCGCATCCGCCGCGAGCTCAACCAGCTTTTGGCGGACGCTTCGGGCAAGACGCTGGAGCAGCTGGAGATCGACACCGACCGCGACAACATCATGACCGCCACCGAGGCTTGCGAGTACGGTCTGGTGGACAAGGTCGAAAACTTCTCCTGA
- a CDS encoding cysteine--tRNA ligase codes for MKLHFHNTLGRKLQEFESLEPGRVGMYCCGPTVYHYAHIGNLRTYVNEDFLRRVLEYAGYQVNHVVNITDVGHLTSDADDGDDKMEKGAAREGRTVWEIAEYYTQAFFRDWERLNLVQPSHWPKATDFIPQQIALVQDLESRGYAYRTSDALYFDTEKFAAYGDFAGIKMDKLLAGVRVDFGDKKNPTDFALWKISPKDKRRAMEWESPWGVGFPGWHVECSAMSTALIGKTLDIHCGGTDHIRVHHTNEIAQSECAHDGVPFARFWLHNEFLKTEDSDKMSKSSGEFLTLQVLVDRGFHALDYRYFCATAHYRKFLTFSWANLESARDAHRAFRRRTAPLVAACQASRTALAELPADAKIWQERFEEALGQDLNIPKALGVAQTLARETSLPEAIRGHLLLDWDRVLGLSLEVTLPEPAAEAVDDDEAARIDALVSARTVARESKNWPEADRIRKELADLKVVVTDTPSGPTWKKG; via the coding sequence ATGAAGCTGCATTTCCACAACACCCTCGGGCGCAAGCTCCAGGAGTTCGAGTCTCTCGAGCCGGGGCGTGTGGGGATGTACTGTTGCGGCCCCACGGTCTACCACTACGCGCACATCGGAAACCTTCGTACCTACGTGAACGAGGATTTCCTGCGGCGCGTGCTGGAATACGCCGGATACCAGGTCAACCACGTGGTGAACATCACCGATGTGGGGCACTTGACATCGGACGCCGATGACGGCGACGACAAGATGGAAAAGGGCGCCGCCCGCGAGGGGCGGACCGTCTGGGAGATCGCCGAGTATTACACGCAGGCGTTTTTCCGTGACTGGGAACGACTGAACCTGGTCCAGCCCAGCCACTGGCCCAAGGCCACCGATTTCATCCCCCAGCAGATCGCGCTGGTGCAGGATCTGGAATCGCGTGGTTACGCCTATCGCACCTCTGACGCGTTGTACTTCGATACCGAAAAGTTCGCGGCCTACGGCGACTTCGCCGGTATCAAGATGGACAAGCTCCTGGCCGGGGTGCGGGTGGATTTCGGTGACAAGAAAAATCCGACGGATTTTGCCCTCTGGAAGATCTCGCCCAAGGACAAGCGCCGCGCCATGGAGTGGGAGAGCCCATGGGGCGTGGGGTTCCCGGGCTGGCACGTGGAGTGCAGCGCGATGTCCACCGCGTTGATCGGAAAGACGTTGGACATCCATTGCGGCGGCACCGATCACATCCGCGTGCACCATACCAACGAGATCGCCCAGAGCGAATGCGCCCACGACGGCGTGCCCTTCGCGCGGTTCTGGCTGCACAACGAATTTCTGAAGACCGAGGATTCCGACAAGATGTCGAAGTCCTCCGGCGAGTTCCTCACCTTGCAGGTTCTGGTGGACCGCGGCTTCCACGCCCTGGACTACCGGTACTTCTGCGCCACGGCCCACTACCGCAAGTTCCTGACCTTCTCCTGGGCCAACCTGGAATCCGCGCGCGACGCCCACCGCGCCTTCCGCCGCCGCACGGCCCCCTTGGTGGCGGCCTGCCAAGCATCGCGGACCGCGCTTGCGGAGTTGCCCGCCGATGCCAAAATCTGGCAGGAGCGGTTCGAAGAAGCCCTGGGACAGGATCTGAACATCCCCAAGGCCTTGGGCGTGGCTCAGACCTTGGCCCGCGAAACCTCTCTTCCCGAAGCCATCCGCGGACACCTCCTGCTGGATTGGGACCGAGTGCTGGGGCTTTCGCTGGAGGTGACCCTGCCGGAACCCGCGGCGGAGGCGGTGGACGACGACGAGGCCGCTCGCATCGACGCGTTGGTGTCGGCGCGCACGGTGGCTCGCGAGTCGAAAAATTGGCCGGAAGCCGACCGGATCCGCAAGGAATTGGCCGATCTGAAGGTCGTGGTGACCGACACTCCCAGCGGTCCGACCTGGAAGAAGGGGTGA
- a CDS encoding phosphoribosylformylglycinamidine cyclo-ligase, with product MNYAEAGVSLERSDKVKNNIAQAVKSTFGPRVMGGFGGFGGCFDARNLGVEPVLVSSCDGVGTKLKLAFQSGIHNTVGQDIVNHCVDDILVQGAKPLFFLDYIATGKLHDGVVEGIVDGVAKACRENGASLIGGETAEMPGFYPDGEYDLAGYIVGVVERENLLDGSRIKAGNTILALGSAGLHTNGYSLARKVFFDKAGLSLDARLDGLNGSLREALMAPHRSYLKALLPLVEEKAVNGMVHLTGGGFQGNIPRVLPADCDAVIDRRTWEVPALFRHIADLGQIERDEMDRTFNMGLGMLVMVDADRAEELRARLVEAGETVHVVGHIAKGSNTVRLLG from the coding sequence ATGAACTACGCCGAAGCCGGGGTATCCCTCGAGCGCTCCGACAAGGTCAAGAACAACATCGCCCAGGCTGTCAAAAGCACCTTCGGCCCCCGTGTCATGGGTGGTTTCGGTGGGTTCGGTGGTTGCTTCGATGCCCGCAACTTGGGCGTCGAGCCTGTGTTGGTCTCCAGTTGCGATGGCGTGGGCACCAAGCTCAAGCTCGCCTTCCAGTCGGGCATCCACAACACCGTGGGCCAAGATATCGTCAACCACTGCGTGGACGACATTTTGGTGCAGGGCGCCAAGCCTCTGTTCTTCCTGGACTACATCGCCACCGGCAAGCTCCACGACGGTGTCGTGGAAGGCATCGTGGATGGTGTCGCCAAGGCTTGCCGTGAAAACGGTGCCTCGTTGATCGGTGGCGAAACCGCCGAAATGCCGGGCTTCTACCCCGACGGCGAGTATGACCTGGCCGGATACATCGTGGGCGTGGTGGAGCGTGAAAACCTGCTGGACGGTTCCCGCATCAAGGCCGGGAACACCATCCTCGCCTTGGGCTCCGCTGGTCTTCACACCAACGGTTACTCGCTGGCCCGCAAGGTCTTCTTTGACAAAGCCGGGCTCTCGCTGGACGCACGCTTGGATGGCCTCAACGGATCGCTCCGCGAAGCCCTGATGGCTCCGCACCGCTCCTACCTCAAGGCGCTTCTTCCATTGGTGGAAGAAAAGGCCGTCAATGGCATGGTGCACCTCACCGGCGGCGGCTTCCAGGGGAACATCCCCCGCGTGCTGCCTGCCGATTGCGATGCCGTGATCGATCGCCGCACCTGGGAAGTGCCCGCCTTGTTCCGCCACATCGCCGACCTCGGTCAGATCGAGCGCGACGAGATGGACCGGACCTTCAACATGGGCCTGGGCATGTTGGTGATGGTGGATGCCGATCGCGCCGAAGAGCTTCGCGCGCGATTGGTGGAAGCCGGCGAGACGGTCCATGTGGTGGGCCACATCGCCAAGGGCTCGAACACCGTCCGTCTGCTGGGCTGA